The following DNA comes from Vigna radiata var. radiata cultivar VC1973A chromosome 4, Vradiata_ver6, whole genome shotgun sequence.
accaatagagaaaggaaaaagaaaccctttgtgtaaagggaaaatgacaatagagggaaatatattgttctttaaaaatataatgaaatgtggtgtagatgtgtaaataatatatgaaaatttaattgatttatgaaggttttatttacatgatttaatttaaaaatgagatttaataataataagaagggaaaatatataacacatcctccaaatgaatgaacaagagcaacaaattacgatgtcatgggttgttgtgtgtggctgagggagagtatggagatgagagagaaacaaattgaataagtgaggaaggtgaattagggttaggcaagagtttctgatttatttttttcaattggggcaatagggatgacagagaaaatgttggagtgagagagatgaaagagaaaaggttgagaggaatgaggaaggtgagtaagggtttgggtttttttttttagttttgagaatgaaaattatttaaatatccttgaccttaaaacttagaatccatgatacatgaaggtatttttgtctactataatccggtacacattgttaaaatgtaccaactgaaaaactaCGTGTTAAcaaaacccatatatatatatatatatatatatatatatatatatatatatatatatatatatatatatatatataaaagaaatacaacTTACacgtatatattttataatgtaaaattcaattttaattaagacctattttaataatatgaaaaaataaaagacctTTTCAAGTTATTTGTTAGACATTCCCTGGCGAAATTATTAGAATAAGccttttaagaaattaaattttctcaCCACCTTCTTCTTCACTCTCACGCGCTCCCTTTCTCTCACATTAAACCAAACCCTCTGATTCTCCCCAATTCTGATTCCAATTCCCCGGCGATGTCAAGCGCGGCGGCAGGCGGCGACGTGGAGGCGGGATTCGCGAAGCTCCAGGGCGAGGACTTCGAGTACTACATGCAGACCTACTCCATCGTCCTCGGCCGCAACTCCAAGAAATCCACCGTCGACGTCGACCTGTCCAGCCTCGGCGGCGGCATGAACATCTCCCGCCACCACGCCCGCATCTTTTACGACTTCGCGCGTCGCCGCTTCGCCCTCGAGGTCCTCGGCAAGAATGGCTGCCTCGTCGAGGGCGTCCTCCACCTCCCGGGCAACCCCCCGGTCAAGCTCGATTCCCAAGATCTGCTCCAAATCGGTGATAAGGAGTTTTACTTTCTCTTGCCTGTTCGTAGCATTTTGGGGGGGCCCGTGGGTCCGCGCCATTACCCTAATCACCCTGCCCCTCCAGGGCCCGTCGTGCCGCACTATAACTACCATTTGAGCTCGGGCCCAGGCCCGGTGAAGAAAGCGCCTAGGAGGGAGTATTACGAGGAGGAGTTCGACGACGAGGATGATGTGGGTGCGAGGAAGATGCGGAGAGAGGGGTATGATGGATATGGCTACTCTGGCGGCAAGTCTTCTCTTTCGGCACCGATGGGTTAGTGCTTCTTGAATTATGATTGcgattattgattatggagttGTTGCAAGTAGGGCTAATTGGAATTCCAATTGTTCACctagattttgtttttcttgttcacGGGGGATTTATCGTTTTTTTCTTCGGGGAAGGGCATCGTGTCTGCTTTTGAGCTAATTCTTCGGGTTCAGTCCATGAAATTTAGTTAGGGTGAAGTTGTAGTCTTACATTTTCAACTTGCAGTTATAAGGTGgagtcttttaaatttttaatatttggaaTTTTGGTTGGTATGCTGGAGGGGGGATAGTGTGAGATATATCGTTGTTATGGTGTTTTAGGATCGTTGATTTTGCAAGGTTAGATTGTTGTTATCTCTTGTAGTGGTCACTTGCCATTATATTTGGTTGTGCCTGTGGTTGGTGTTATTTGCAGTGACTAAAAAGAATGTGGCCTAgatttatttagataatttgcTATTTTCCAGAACATCAATCCCCCAGGGAGATGAGTGGCAATGAGGAATAACTGTGGTCTTACAATTAAGTTGGTGGGTGCTAAAGAGAGCATGCTGGTCATGGGAGTCTTCAGAACTTCAATATCTAGGAAATTCTTCTTCATGCTCTCTAATGATATTGCAAACTGTAATCATTATCCTTTCTAACATTTAAGTGTGCAAGGATTTGTCTGCAAGGAACTTTTTAGTTTCCATGTTTGTATTGTAATAGGACCTCGGTCTtcacattttataaattaataccAATCCCAATTCCGTAGTTTCTTGCAATGTTCACTGATCAAACacttttttggttttgtttattGTATCACCAACTGGATTAATAAAGGTAATATGTTATTGGTTCAAATCATGAATGACACTGCTAAAAGATTATTCCTGAACAACGTTAAAACCACACAATCTTTCACTTCATAGTAATTCTTGTAAGATGCTTGGACTACCCACCAATTCATATAGTCTCAAATATAAAGTTTAGCACATACCTATGGTGTAGACTCAGAATTTTACCTCATATTCAGTGTTTCTAGCTTTGTGTTATGATGGTAACATATCTTCACCCCTTCTATTTGAAGCCATGATTGAGCTTCACTGTTATGATGATTTTTAACTTGGGTTGATGCCTAGGGTTTTTCAATATTCTATGCTCTACATTGTGGATGCTAGGAATTAGGCAATAATGCAATAATATAACTTTTGATAGCCTAATTGCTGGAAGAGTCTTAAATAGTGCCATAGAAGAGAAGTTTAGTGTAGCGACCATAGTAGACCAAATAGAAGGCGGAATGGTAGCTAAGTTTTCTTTGATAGTGGTAGCACATGTTGATTCCAAAAAAGTTCAGTAAACCTAGAGGTTAGGTTTTTCATGGTCTGAAAGTGGAATCTGCAGCTGTAATAGTAGTGAAAATAGTAAAGATTACTTTGACTCAGAAGATAATGATTTCTATCTAGAAaatctttttatgatttttgtttgtttttcacTTGTGTATCTCTTGTTTAAGACACctatgaatttttattgttggataCAAATGTAACAAATTTTGAgtaatttttgtcttttttgaGAATCTATATGTAAGTAGTACATATTATATGAAATACATAGATAATTCATGATAGAGGCCATTCCTCTATCTGTTATTCTGCTATAGTGGTTTTGGGGCTGGCTGCCTTCTGCAGCTATCCcagttttaaaacattattgcAAGAGGACTTGAGCTAGCCATTTTAAGGAATTGAGGATGTGTTAAGCCTTGGGATTTTATTAATTGAGGGATATGATGTACCCAACCACAGCTTAAACTGTCTAATTCCAAGCTGTCTTGTGCTTGGATATCTGACATTTAAGCATGacatattataattttgcaTTTGTTTTTCCTTCTCGCTTGTTCATTCTAGTGGTACTAggatgtttatatatttaaaataatattaaaatagttcatatattttatatataattagttccATATTTCAATTACATGTGCCACACTTCccattattttctataaaatgtGTGTTCACTACTAAAAATATTCTGCAGCTGTTAAGAAATTTAATAGATATACACTGCTCAACAAGAAGATCATATTTGACAAAAGTGCATGTAGTTCATTTAAAACTGCATGTTGATAATAAAATAGTTCTTGGGAAATGGATATCTGAAGTCCACTTCGTTATTGGGAaggaaaaatgataataaatgaGAGCTTATTATGTGGTTTTTTAGCTTCtttaaagtttatattaataatttaccCTGAAGTTGAAGTCGACTAGTGTACTAAGTGTAGTTACCCTCTTTACATACCATAGTAATGTACTTTGTAGCTATAAAGAGAATAGCATACCAAGCAATTGGGTCTATATTCCTAATTGTTTGGGTCACCCTCCCACAATTCGCATAAGTTCTTGCAAATCTTTGCCCATTGTCAGCGAATCTTGATGCATTATGGCCGATTCTTGGCGCATTGCCATCGTCTCTGCCTTCAACCCATCCATAGCAATCTCCATGTTCTCTAGCTGTCCTTTGACTACATTCAACCGCCCATCAATTCCACCCTCTAACGCCCCCAATTTTCCCTCCATATCGTCCTTCACGCTCAATTGGATTTGGCAGATTGGACCAATTGTTAGGTTTCTAGGTACGAAACCTAACTAAGAACAAGCACTCACACACAAACGAATGAGAATTCACACTGTAAAAGAATAGTTTCTGTATTCAATTCACCAAGAAACATGTACAATTCAGAATATGGGAGCCTAATCCCCTTCCACAGGACAAAGGGTCCTGTCTCTACCAAAGAAAAATACTCAACAACCTCTATATACACAGTACCGAACTCTAATTTATACAACTCCCAACTTCCCGCCTTTCCTAATTGCTAAAACATATTGGATATCAACCGTCAAATGCCGAACGGTCTCACAGTCAAAGGTCGAACGACGTCGAACAGTAGCTGAACGGTATTAATCAACAGTAGCCGAACGATATTAATCAGTTAGGAAGTCTTCCTCCTCCTCTCATAAACTCTCCATTCCCTAACAAAAACCCATGGCATTAGTACTACCAAATCCCTTTCAGTGTTATCAATATTGGATAATGGAAAATAGCGGTGTTAGGATATTTAGAGTAactctagacacaatataatcatgataaataggataaatatcctaacaagcGGTAACTCAATAATcctttatgaaaatatattggaTGCCATAATGGGTTATGGTGGAAGCATTGAAGACCTAAAAagagaatatatttatatgaataagcaaaattcataaatataattgaaatgcAAAAGATAATGAAAGACATCCATATAATTAATGATGATAACAAGTCTAGATTTTGGAATTTCAAATTCcaagaattaaaataagaacaaaacatatgattaatatcttaaatttctAATCATCTCGCACCTCCTCAATCCCAACATCATCTTCAATGTTATCCAATGGGGCATATCCGTCCTTTTTCCCTTCAAAGAAAGCTTCGTTAAAGTATAATAATTCTTTAGTATTTTCTGAGTCAGAGTTAGAGCTATGAAGTTCCAATTCATTATCAACCCCAACTTGAATCGTCTCTTTGCGCTTCCTTTGTGTTGAGGCCAAAGTTGCACTTCCTCCATTTTTGGAAGCTTGGGAAGATGCAATAATAATACCACCACTTGAtgtttgctttcttttattGCTTGCTTTTCTCCTTGTATAAATTGTTGGCTCACCAAGACTTGAAGCTTCATAAACAGTGGTCTAACTAAGATTTgaaaatcatcataaaaaactaattcACTCCCCCTCTTTTTATCGTTATCATCCACTTGCCCCACCAACCACTCACTGCACTCATCAATGTCATTAAGTACAATAGGATCAATTTCATCTCTAATATTGTATCTTTGAGCAAGTTGTTGGTTATACTTGATGCAAACCAAATCATGCAGTTTTTTGTGGTCAAGCCTATTTCTCTTTCCTGAATGAATatgcattataaataaataaaataatgattagtttttttctatttcgtaaaattataacaatgaaATGAGGCTTAAGCAACAATTATTACTTGTTCAAATATACTTCAATTGCATTCACATCTTGAGCTACATGCCAAGTGTAAAATTTTGATTGCTAGTCTTTGTAGATTTGGAGCTGGGTGACCATAATTCTTCCACCATTGAGCTATAAAAGCAAAAAAAGTAActtcaaatttatgaattataacTTGAAGTAATTTAAAACACTGGGAATTGTTTAAGTATCTCACGAGGAGTTGTAGTCTTCCTTGATTCTTTGGAGAAGTCATCACCAAATACTACAATTCCAATTTTATAAAGAGGCaactgaatttaatttttttttgtatatctTTACTTGGCACCGACCTCTTGATGCAAGCATACGACCTATTAGTTACTCCCAATCATATTCCATTTCGGggttacaataataaaattctgGATTTAAAAAGTGACCAGTTGCATGTGATGAACGATGAAGCTTGCAAGTCCATCTATTATCAATGATTGTAAATACATCACTGTATTTACTTTCATTGTTTTTGAAAGTCTTTAGTATGGTTTCTTTGACCTTCTACATTGCTTCATACATATATCCCATTGTTGCCTTTCTTTCCCTATCTACAAGCCATATACAAGAATAAGAGAAGCCATGACTTCCAAAGTTAAAACCACATGGTTCCAAAGTGAAGGCATAAGAACAACCTTTAAAGCTTCCCCTCCCCTTAGCTTCCTTAGACAACTTGTTTTTGGTCCATTCATTAGAAGTGAACATCTTTATCAACTTTCCATTCTCTTAATGAAGTCTTTGTAATGATAAATAAGATGTAGCAAAAGTTTTGTAATATGTCTTACCAATTTCCTCTTGTTTGTGAATTGTCTCAACAAACTCAAGGTAATAGAAcgattatatataaaatcaatgaGATTAACTTCCCCTTGGATTGTTTTCCTTAGTAAAGGAAGTTTTCCAATTTCTTCAAGGATCAAGTCTATGCATGGGCAACATAGGGAGTGCAATATAGATTGGGTCTGTTCTCCTCCAACGACTTACTAGCTAATACATAATTGCTTTCATTATATCTGATGACCTGAAGAACATTCTCTTCTCCAATCTCCTCCACAAGGTTATCAAACATTTGAAGCAATTTCTCACTTGTCTTCACAAATTTTGAGCTATCAATGAACTTCAATGTTAGAATAATTAACTATGTGAGCTGTGTGTTAGTTGGGTGTGAGTTATGTATGAGTGTTTTCCA
Coding sequences within:
- the LOC106759422 gene encoding FHA domain-containing protein FHA2; translated protein: MSSAAAGGDVEAGFAKLQGEDFEYYMQTYSIVLGRNSKKSTVDVDLSSLGGGMNISRHHARIFYDFARRRFALEVLGKNGCLVEGVLHLPGNPPVKLDSQDLLQIGDKEFYFLLPVRSILGGPVGPRHYPNHPAPPGPVVPHYNYHLSSGPGPVKKAPRREYYEEEFDDEDDVGARKMRREGYDGYGYSGGKSSLSAPMDKKSEGRSRVDRDADNLQLQQLEEKDVVSSVATVLSDLCGPGEWMPMEKLHAELLEQYSSVWHHSRVRRYLTSEDWPGPESKGKPWYGLLMLLRKYPEHFVINTRSKGRVTLEFVSLVSLLS